From the genome of Maridesulfovibrio ferrireducens:
ACTTCGTGTCCAAGTTCAAGCAGGGCATTGTGAATGCCTTTTGCTCCGCTCAGAGACACTTCCCGTTCGTCAGACCAGCCGCCCGCTATCAAAAGAACACGCATTAAGGTCAACTCCAAGTAGGTTTTCAAGCCGTTGTTCGAGAACTAAGGCTTGTTCATATGTTTGCTGAATTCTCTGTTTGATTTTTTCCGTTTTTCCATATCTCACAGATAAATCGCCGAATCTTTTTTTAAGTGATGTCAGGTTGTCGTGCATAACTCGTTTGTCGCTGTAGCTGACGACAAGCGGAAGAAAATATTTGTCAGCATCGGGTTCAAACGGCCAGAAAACGTGATGCAGTACGCCCATTGCAATGACCGGGTTTCCCGTTAAGTGCATGGTCCAAGCTGCGCCAAGCTGGCTATGGTTGCCGCCGTGCAGGATTGAATAAGTTTTTGCAATATCGTGCATCAGCGCAGAGGCCTGAATGGTTGGAACGTGTACTGGGATTCCTGCATGTTCTGCAATCAAAGCAATGGTTACAGCCACTTTTGCGACCTGTGTACTATGTGCTTTGATATTATCAAGCATGTTATAGTCTTCCCAATGCTGCATGCACTCGGAGGCCGTAGGAACAGACCATGAAGGGTCGGATTTAACTGGCAAAGGAGGCATTAAACAGGATTCCATTGGTGGATACCCGGGGGATGGT
Proteins encoded in this window:
- a CDS encoding phosphohydrolase — translated: MESCLMPPLPVKSDPSWSVPTASECMQHWEDYNMLDNIKAHSTQVAKVAVTIALIAEHAGIPVHVPTIQASALMHDIAKTYSILHGGNHSQLGAAWTMHLTGNPVIAMGVLHHVFWPFEPDADKYFLPLVVSYSDKRVMHDNLTSLKKRFGDLSVRYGKTEKIKQRIQQTYEQALVLEQRLENLLGVDLNACSFDSGRLV